In Heterodontus francisci isolate sHetFra1 chromosome 40, sHetFra1.hap1, whole genome shotgun sequence, one DNA window encodes the following:
- the gemin7 gene encoding gem-associated protein 7, giving the protein MIVVRLPRGPDGQSRGFDPTSPRYHALAPSSIQASNNCCSSSLKEEQRSRSALRERFLRSLITMAGKPVNFTMYERVSVTATFTASDIDILNFQVSHLQTPLGIQKEALLRCPDIIAYTFKL; this is encoded by the coding sequence ATGATAGTCGTACGTCTACCTCGGGGTCCTGATGGCCAGAGCCGAGGCTTTGATCCAACATCCCCACGGTACCATGCCCTTGCGCCTTCCTCCATTCAAGCTTCAAACAATTGCTGCAGTTCCAGCCTCAAGGAGGAGCAGCGATCGCGGTCTGCCCTTCGGGAACGGTTCCTGCGCAGCCTGATTACAATGGCGGGGAAGCCGGTAAACTTCACCATGTACGAGAGGGTCTCTGTCACTGCGACATTCACTGCTTCAGACATCGACATCCTGAACTTCCAGGTCTCTCATTTGCAGACACCGTTGGGCATTCAGAAGGAAGCCCTGCTGCGATGTCCAGACATCATTGCCTATACATTTAAACTTTAA